From Levilactobacillus zymae, a single genomic window includes:
- a CDS encoding CDP-glycerol glycerophosphotransferase family protein yields MRAILSGLHHKKKLQELELELIDVPEPFDDLVVTFLEKQTQVSLTLPITKVISAGVVRVRLNASDLKVPGSTQSDFSWELYLNLQQQDTRGLIQVESEYLSDRHQLSLTSFYQLNSDANGMALFNLHTNQPEDEFAISAINLQNDQLQITGPNRINNRKIENQRLVLKNGQDQGTAEWPITKMGLHGLFSGTIPLSDLASNSKQELFMRSTVDGQELEQRVILGKSLAGQVTQAVTGHHRLVVIEKRFNNGILIREMAAPSLPERLGHLPNKVSGATHLLSVLMEKVNLMYMRRLFKRGHRAYEQPTLIFESFGGRQVSDSPYAIYQLFTQLYPGFRFIWSIDRSQKKFCKQNGIPFVIRRTAKWVRTLEKATFWISNARFPAWVKKPNYVTYIQTWHGTPLKKLGLDIENVSMPGTTTTKYHANFVREANRWDALVSPNDYSTQIFRSAFGFNNQILKVGYPRNDELINSSAEDIVALKTQMGIPLDKKVVLYAPTYRDNQFAEKGKYTFELPFSLDDFKQKYGDNAVLVLRMHYLISNALDISGYEDFVYDMSNHPSISDLYLISDMLITDYSSVFFDYAYLKRPILFYPYDYHMYKDELRGFYLDYERDLPGEIAHNEKELLTMIGDKLQTPDMSDNPKFMDFYRRFCAIDDGLSSLKVVNYVVQQIENQG; encoded by the coding sequence GTGCGTGCGATTTTATCTGGATTACATCATAAAAAGAAACTACAGGAACTCGAACTCGAACTGATCGACGTGCCGGAACCGTTTGACGACTTAGTGGTCACTTTCCTGGAGAAGCAGACCCAAGTGTCGTTGACCTTACCCATCACCAAGGTCATCAGTGCCGGGGTGGTACGGGTACGGCTTAACGCCAGCGACCTGAAGGTTCCGGGCAGCACCCAAAGCGATTTTAGCTGGGAACTGTACCTTAACCTTCAGCAGCAAGACACGCGGGGGCTGATTCAGGTTGAAAGTGAATACCTGAGCGACCGGCACCAGTTATCGCTGACCAGCTTTTATCAGTTGAATAGTGATGCCAACGGGATGGCGCTATTTAACCTGCACACGAACCAACCCGAAGATGAATTTGCCATCAGTGCGATTAACCTGCAGAACGATCAATTGCAGATCACCGGTCCCAACCGCATCAATAATCGCAAGATTGAAAATCAGCGGTTGGTCTTGAAAAACGGCCAAGACCAGGGGACAGCCGAATGGCCCATCACCAAGATGGGGTTACACGGGTTGTTTAGCGGCACAATTCCGTTGAGTGATCTCGCGTCGAACAGCAAGCAAGAGCTGTTTATGCGTTCCACGGTTGACGGCCAGGAGCTGGAACAACGCGTTATCTTGGGCAAGTCGTTGGCTGGACAGGTCACGCAGGCGGTTACCGGTCATCACCGCCTGGTCGTGATTGAAAAGCGGTTTAACAACGGTATTTTGATTCGTGAAATGGCGGCACCGTCGTTACCTGAACGGTTGGGCCACCTGCCTAATAAGGTCAGCGGGGCCACCCACTTACTGAGTGTTCTGATGGAGAAGGTTAACCTGATGTACATGCGGCGCCTGTTTAAGCGCGGCCACCGGGCTTACGAGCAACCAACCTTAATCTTTGAAAGCTTCGGGGGTCGGCAGGTTAGCGACTCACCGTATGCAATCTATCAGTTATTTACGCAACTTTACCCAGGCTTTCGGTTTATCTGGTCGATCGACCGGAGTCAGAAGAAGTTCTGTAAGCAAAACGGGATTCCGTTCGTGATTCGGCGGACGGCCAAATGGGTGCGAACGCTGGAGAAGGCCACCTTCTGGATCAGTAACGCGCGTTTCCCAGCCTGGGTCAAGAAGCCCAACTATGTGACCTACATCCAGACCTGGCACGGGACGCCGTTGAAGAAGTTGGGGCTGGATATCGAAAATGTGTCGATGCCGGGGACCACGACCACCAAGTATCACGCTAACTTTGTGCGGGAAGCCAACCGCTGGGACGCCTTGGTGTCCCCCAACGACTATTCTACGCAGATTTTCCGGTCGGCCTTTGGGTTTAATAATCAGATCTTAAAGGTCGGTTATCCGCGTAACGATGAACTCATCAACAGTAGTGCGGAGGATATCGTGGCCTTAAAGACCCAGATGGGCATCCCGTTGGATAAGAAGGTCGTGTTATACGCCCCGACTTACCGGGACAACCAGTTCGCCGAGAAGGGGAAGTACACCTTCGAATTGCCGTTCTCACTGGATGATTTCAAGCAAAAGTACGGTGACAACGCCGTCTTGGTCTTGCGGATGCATTACCTGATCTCTAACGCCTTAGACATTAGCGGGTACGAGGACTTCGTGTATGACATGTCGAACCACCCGAGCATCTCGGACCTCTACTTGATCAGTGACATGCTGATCACCGACTACTCGTCCGTCTTCTTCGATTACGCCTACCTCAAGCGGCCCATTCTGTTCTACCCGTACGATTACCACATGTACAAGGACGAACTCCGGGGCTTCTACCTGGACTACGAACGGGACCTGCCGGGCGAAATCGCTCATAACGAAAAGGAACTGTTGACCATGATTGGTGACAAGTTACAAACGCCAGACATGAGCGATAATCCGAAGTTCATGGACTTCTACCGCCGGTTCTGTGCGATCGATGACGGGTTAAGCTCGTTAAAGGTCGTCAACTATGTGGTTCAACAGATCGAAAATCAGGGTTAA
- a CDS encoding peptide chain release factor 3 — MSEKNLATAVDKRRTFAIISHPDAGKTTITEQLLLFGGVVREAGTVKARKSGNFAKSDWMEIEQKRGISVTSSVMQFDYQGKRINILDTPGHEDFSEDTYRTLMAVDSAVMVIDSAKGIEPQTKKLFKICKMRGIPIFTFMNKLDRDGRDPLDLIAELEDVLGIEGYPMNWPIGMGKELKGLYDRYHHRVALFHKDDQGRQYLPLDADGNLAEPNAIEEDDWYTEAHDNMEMIEEAGNPFDAAKIKSGDQTPVFFGSALANFGVQTFLETYLEYAPKPAVHHTETDGDVAPTDPEFSGFVFKIQANMNPHHRDRIAFVRICSGEFDRGMDVIQERTGKKLRLSNVTEFMADTRENVETAVAGDIIGLYDTGNFQIGDAIYTGKKDIRFEKLPQFTPELFARVSAKNVMKQKSFHKGIDQLVQEGAVQLYTSYSTGDYILGAVGQLQFEVFQFRMKNEYNSDVIMEPMGKKTARWIEPDQLDERMSSSRNLLVKDRQGQPLFLFENQFAERWFKDKYPDVNLTAKL; from the coding sequence ATGAGTGAAAAAAATTTAGCAACGGCGGTCGATAAGCGGCGGACCTTCGCCATTATCTCCCACCCCGATGCCGGGAAAACCACGATTACCGAACAACTCCTGCTGTTCGGGGGCGTCGTGCGGGAAGCCGGAACGGTCAAGGCGCGTAAGAGTGGGAACTTCGCCAAGTCTGACTGGATGGAAATTGAACAGAAGCGGGGCATCTCGGTCACGAGTTCTGTGATGCAATTCGATTACCAGGGTAAGCGCATCAACATCCTGGACACCCCCGGACACGAGGACTTCTCCGAAGATACCTACCGGACGTTGATGGCCGTTGACTCGGCCGTCATGGTGATTGACTCCGCCAAGGGGATCGAACCGCAGACCAAGAAGCTGTTCAAGATCTGTAAGATGCGGGGAATTCCCATCTTTACCTTTATGAACAAGCTGGACCGCGATGGCCGCGATCCGTTAGACCTGATTGCCGAACTCGAAGACGTCTTGGGCATCGAAGGGTACCCCATGAACTGGCCGATTGGGATGGGGAAGGAACTGAAAGGGCTGTACGACCGCTACCACCACCGGGTGGCCCTGTTCCACAAGGACGACCAGGGCCGGCAGTATCTGCCGTTAGATGCCGATGGCAACCTCGCCGAGCCGAACGCCATCGAAGAAGACGACTGGTACACCGAAGCCCACGATAACATGGAAATGATCGAAGAAGCCGGGAACCCGTTTGATGCCGCTAAGATTAAGAGCGGGGATCAGACACCGGTCTTCTTCGGGTCGGCGTTGGCGAACTTCGGGGTCCAGACCTTCTTGGAGACCTATCTGGAATACGCGCCGAAGCCGGCGGTCCACCACACGGAAACCGACGGCGATGTTGCGCCGACCGATCCGGAATTCTCCGGCTTCGTGTTCAAGATTCAAGCCAACATGAACCCGCATCACCGTGATCGGATTGCCTTTGTCCGGATCTGTTCGGGAGAATTTGACCGGGGGATGGACGTGATTCAGGAACGGACCGGTAAGAAGTTGCGTTTGTCCAACGTCACGGAATTCATGGCCGATACGCGCGAAAACGTGGAAACGGCCGTGGCCGGCGATATTATCGGGCTGTACGATACCGGGAACTTCCAGATTGGTGATGCCATCTATACCGGTAAAAAAGATATTCGGTTCGAAAAATTACCGCAGTTTACACCGGAACTCTTTGCCCGGGTCTCCGCGAAGAACGTGATGAAGCAGAAGTCCTTCCATAAGGGAATCGACCAACTGGTTCAGGAAGGGGCCGTACAGCTTTACACGTCGTACTCGACCGGGGATTACATCTTGGGCGCCGTGGGTCAACTGCAATTCGAAGTCTTCCAATTCCGGATGAAGAACGAATACAATTCCGACGTCATCATGGAGCCGATGGGTAAGAAGACGGCGCGCTGGATTGAGCCCGACCAATTGGATGAACGGATGTCTTCATCCCGCAACCTCTTGGTCAAGGATCGCCAGGGCCAACCCCTCTTCCTGTTTGAAAATCAATTTGCAGAACGTTGGTTCAAGGATAAGTATCCGGACGTTAACTTAACGGCTAAACTCTAA
- a CDS encoding lectin-like domain-containing protein translates to MKLRWYWGVLLGLSVVLLGLSVVLSGMSTGQAKGKQPYNYKEDYKKALRTAPQGILVKDIFERGDPQDNQAAVVPVTNDEVKATTEAVMITNDKNQYGTIWSTAANKFKLKHDRVASMWMYFGGNRGAAADGMALVLQNDQRRGNAKSVYRDHPFGEPLGVWGVDDDKELRDAQGLAKRAIQNSWALEFDTHLNNSDNLRSAGTADSFDIGLKGPHIAAAYPGEASSYQQHSGVRYNMDRVFYYHLVHQKPIDQLSLADGQWHHVTLSWQAADPEDPQRALPQMTYTFDDKDPETNVERPGYTRTVPVDPKIIDPTGSGETMWGFTGATGEAAANNLVIFEGVPGLVDISAHTELTNLTTNQVVRDGDRLKNGDRVRLQYQLTYQGASFPGSR, encoded by the coding sequence ATGAAGTTACGGTGGTACTGGGGCGTCTTGCTCGGGTTAAGTGTCGTCTTGCTCGGGTTAAGTGTCGTGTTGAGCGGGATGAGCACGGGCCAAGCTAAAGGGAAACAGCCTTATAATTACAAGGAAGATTACAAGAAGGCCTTGCGGACCGCACCGCAGGGGATCTTGGTCAAAGACATTTTTGAGCGGGGGGATCCGCAAGATAATCAAGCGGCGGTGGTCCCGGTCACCAATGATGAGGTGAAGGCGACCACCGAAGCCGTGATGATTACGAACGATAAGAACCAGTATGGCACGATCTGGTCGACGGCGGCCAATAAGTTTAAGTTGAAGCACGACCGGGTCGCGTCCATGTGGATGTACTTTGGTGGCAATCGGGGCGCGGCGGCTGATGGGATGGCCCTGGTGCTGCAAAATGATCAGCGGCGTGGGAATGCTAAATCGGTTTACCGCGATCACCCGTTCGGGGAACCCCTAGGTGTGTGGGGGGTGGACGATGATAAGGAGTTGCGTGATGCTCAGGGGCTGGCGAAGCGGGCGATTCAGAACAGCTGGGCGTTAGAATTCGATACCCACCTGAATAACTCGGATAATCTGCGCAGTGCGGGGACGGCGGATTCGTTTGATATCGGGCTAAAGGGTCCCCATATCGCGGCGGCCTATCCCGGTGAGGCCAGTAGCTACCAACAACATAGTGGTGTGCGGTATAATATGGACCGGGTTTTTTATTATCATCTGGTACACCAAAAGCCCATTGACCAACTCAGCTTAGCCGATGGGCAGTGGCATCACGTCACGCTAAGTTGGCAAGCGGCCGATCCCGAGGACCCGCAAAGGGCGTTGCCCCAAATGACCTATACGTTCGACGATAAGGACCCGGAAACAAACGTGGAACGTCCGGGGTACACCCGCACGGTTCCGGTCGATCCGAAGATTATTGATCCGACCGGTAGTGGTGAGACGATGTGGGGATTTACCGGGGCAACGGGCGAAGCGGCAGCAAATAATCTGGTGATTTTCGAGGGCGTTCCGGGCCTAGTAGACATCTCGGCCCATACGGAGTTGACCAACCTGACCACTAACCAGGTCGTCCGCGACGGCGACCGGCTCAAGAATGGGGATCGGGTTCGCTTACAGTACCAGCTGACTTACCAGGGGGCAAGCTTCCCTGGCAGCAGGTGA
- a CDS encoding lectin-like domain-containing protein, with amino-acid sequence MNLRPGLRAVFSVFLTLWVGLTVAHADADYDNALATAPQGIALDQIFTPGETTNNKAQVVDTTNAQTVGTQAVMVTNAKNQFGTIWSTDDNAFELNQDESVSMWMYFGNKGADAADGMAFVLQNDPRGVAATPSFGSKISGETLGVWAVDTNTKQTDPAALAKLAIQNSWALEFDTHLNKSNTYSKAGGADSFDVGLTGPHLAAAYPGEGSSYQLVKTTSGIIITQTAYYATLNHQGVIAGGNDLLSNGSWHHVTMDWDAQAHKMTYIFDDKDPATGNEQTGTSQTVTVDPAVVDPEQTGKIRWGFTGATGSSYANNLVIFESVPGLVETDATATLTDLNTGQVVKDGASIRGTHEVQLDYDLTYEGGKQAWKDVTAKLKLPHNLEFEKIKVTYANGDSQTVDATAISDDQLTFKLDTALSTTNQTAKIRLTGTVTDQKQASDVAAKTSTFTAVNGVTTADTVRFTIEPKLDIDLLLTSASTVTLAAGETTTIKGQVFVPEGITITNDDLTVHPTINGKTMPVEQIKDPDDNLSGKVRYTPAATDLPAGKNTVVLYVEDNYGNRSNTITVTVNVTGGLTFDQVATNSSFKATTLTGSSQRVARTNDWSVRVLDTRAAGARWSLQAAVGDFTTSDGHKLAGGLTYSDGDSSIKLTSTPTTIHQGTSSTNQDVTDVVDDWTDETGIQLTVDGDALSGDYSGQIDWTLTDAPA; translated from the coding sequence ATGAACTTACGACCAGGACTACGGGCGGTGTTTAGCGTGTTTTTGACGTTATGGGTGGGCTTGACTGTGGCTCACGCCGATGCGGATTATGATAACGCATTGGCCACCGCGCCCCAGGGCATTGCGTTGGATCAGATTTTTACGCCCGGGGAAACCACGAATAACAAGGCACAGGTGGTTGACACCACGAACGCCCAGACCGTTGGGACCCAGGCCGTGATGGTGACTAACGCCAAGAATCAGTTTGGGACCATCTGGTCTACGGATGACAACGCGTTTGAGCTTAATCAGGATGAAAGCGTTTCGATGTGGATGTACTTTGGGAACAAGGGGGCCGATGCCGCCGATGGCATGGCGTTTGTGTTGCAAAATGATCCGCGGGGAGTGGCGGCCACCCCCAGTTTTGGCAGTAAGATTTCTGGGGAAACGCTTGGGGTTTGGGCGGTTGATACCAATACCAAGCAGACCGATCCAGCGGCCCTAGCCAAGTTGGCGATTCAGAATAGCTGGGCCCTTGAATTTGACACGCACCTGAATAAGTCCAATACGTATAGTAAGGCCGGTGGGGCCGATTCATTCGACGTGGGGCTGACCGGTCCGCATCTGGCCGCGGCTTATCCGGGCGAGGGGAGTAGCTACCAGCTGGTGAAGACTACCAGTGGGATTATCATCACCCAGACCGCCTATTACGCCACCCTGAACCACCAGGGGGTCATCGCGGGGGGCAATGACTTGCTATCGAACGGCAGTTGGCATCACGTGACGATGGATTGGGACGCCCAAGCCCACAAGATGACCTACATTTTTGACGATAAGGATCCCGCAACCGGTAATGAGCAGACCGGAACGTCCCAAACCGTGACGGTCGACCCGGCCGTGGTCGATCCCGAGCAGACGGGGAAAATTCGGTGGGGCTTTACTGGGGCCACGGGGAGTAGTTATGCCAATAACTTGGTTATTTTTGAAAGTGTTCCCGGCTTGGTGGAAACTGATGCCACGGCAACGCTGACGGACCTTAACACGGGGCAGGTAGTCAAGGATGGCGCTAGTATTCGGGGGACCCACGAGGTCCAATTGGATTACGACCTGACCTATGAAGGGGGCAAGCAGGCCTGGAAGGACGTGACGGCCAAGCTGAAGCTGCCCCACAATCTAGAATTTGAGAAGATTAAAGTGACTTATGCGAACGGAGATAGTCAAACGGTTGATGCCACGGCGATTAGCGATGACCAATTGACGTTTAAGTTGGATACGGCCCTCTCGACGACTAACCAGACGGCTAAGATTCGGTTAACCGGAACGGTGACCGACCAGAAGCAGGCGAGCGACGTGGCTGCGAAAACGAGTACCTTTACCGCGGTCAATGGGGTGACAACGGCCGATACGGTCCGGTTTACCATCGAACCGAAGCTCGACATCGACCTGCTATTGACGTCGGCTTCAACGGTGACGCTGGCGGCGGGGGAAACCACCACCATCAAGGGACAGGTCTTCGTGCCCGAAGGCATTACCATTACTAACGATGATTTAACGGTGCACCCCACCATTAATGGAAAGACCATGCCCGTGGAGCAGATTAAGGACCCTGACGACAACCTCAGCGGCAAGGTGCGCTATACGCCCGCGGCAACCGATCTGCCGGCGGGCAAGAATACGGTGGTGTTGTACGTCGAAGATAACTACGGTAATCGCTCGAATACCATTACGGTGACCGTCAACGTGACCGGTGGCTTAACCTTTGACCAGGTGGCCACTAACAGCTCCTTTAAGGCGACCACGCTGACGGGAAGTTCCCAACGGGTCGCCCGCACCAATGACTGGTCCGTGCGAGTCCTCGATACCAGAGCGGCGGGGGCTCGGTGGAGTCTCCAGGCCGCCGTGGGAGATTTTACCACCAGTGACGGCCATAAGTTGGCGGGGGGACTTACCTATTCGGACGGTGACAGCTCGATCAAGCTCACTAGTACCCCCACGACCATTCACCAAGGAACCTCTAGCACCAATCAGGATGTGACCGACGTGGTGGATGACTGGACCGACGAGACGGGCATTC